One part of the Pyxidicoccus trucidator genome encodes these proteins:
- the thrA gene encoding bifunctional aspartate kinase/homoserine dehydrogenase I produces the protein MRVMKFGGTSVGGVEQMRRVVDLAAAARQQTRVMVVASAVSGITNLLVEAARVAQEGGAVEALRARFDDTHSAIVRELGGELGAARQRPLEEGLAALSSELRGLLQGVGLLRECSPSVLALLSGLGERASCLILGALMEARGLAPQAVDPREVLVCSGDPLQATPHMEESRARFAPLREGGPGLMLMPGFFGGDGKGKTLSLGRGGSDYSAALAAALLDADLLEIWTDVDGIFSADPRLVPEAFPLPEVSFEEAMELAYFGAKVLHPKTIAPARERGIPVRVCNSFKPEHPGTRVTAAAAPPQHPVRGLSFLPDISLVNISGAGLKGVPGTAARVFEAMAHAGISVVLITQGSSECSISFCVQQADAERAVRALEAAFEVEREAGKVDAIERQGGLAVLSIVGDGMRHRVGVAGTFFSALADVGCSIAAIAQGSSERSISAVITEADGPRAMAHVHGRCFGTTEVVELLVAGVGSVGAELLRQVRQQAPKLRAHGVDLRVCAIANSKHCVVASEGVPLEGWKERLDAGGDGPALDTFRDWARAKRPGRPIFVDCTSSEDVALAYPSLMEAGLHVVTANKKANAGRWSHWRGMRETASRHQRRFLYETNVGAALPVIDTLKNMLRTGDQVLRIEGILSGSLSFILGLVEEGVPLSKAVGAAMERRFTEPDPRDDLHGTDVARKVLILARELGRTVELEGVGLESLLPSDFDATGPLDDFLARLPQVDAAFQRRVDAHRKEGKVLRYVGSVNQDGCFVGLVAVPLEHPLAAVKGGENALSFLSERYSPTPLVIRGYGAGAAVTAAGVLADVLRLVDVPLP, from the coding sequence ATGCGAGTGATGAAATTCGGCGGCACCAGCGTGGGCGGCGTCGAGCAGATGCGCCGCGTGGTGGACCTGGCCGCGGCGGCGCGCCAGCAGACACGGGTGATGGTGGTGGCCTCGGCCGTGTCCGGCATCACCAACCTGCTGGTGGAAGCGGCGCGCGTGGCGCAGGAGGGTGGCGCGGTGGAGGCGCTGCGCGCCCGCTTCGACGACACGCACTCCGCCATCGTCCGGGAGCTGGGCGGTGAGCTGGGCGCGGCCCGGCAACGCCCGCTGGAGGAAGGACTCGCGGCCCTGTCCTCGGAGCTGCGCGGGCTGTTGCAGGGCGTGGGACTGCTGCGGGAGTGCTCCCCCTCGGTGCTCGCCCTCCTGTCGGGCCTGGGCGAGCGCGCCTCGTGCCTCATCCTGGGCGCGCTGATGGAGGCCCGGGGACTCGCGCCCCAGGCCGTGGACCCTCGCGAGGTGCTCGTCTGCTCGGGAGACCCGCTCCAGGCCACGCCGCACATGGAGGAGAGCCGCGCGCGCTTCGCCCCGCTGAGAGAGGGCGGCCCGGGGCTGATGCTGATGCCGGGCTTCTTCGGCGGCGACGGCAAGGGCAAGACGCTGTCGCTCGGGCGCGGCGGCTCGGACTACTCGGCCGCGCTGGCGGCGGCGCTGCTGGACGCGGACCTGCTGGAAATCTGGACCGACGTGGACGGCATCTTCAGCGCGGACCCCCGCCTCGTCCCCGAGGCCTTCCCGCTGCCGGAGGTGAGCTTCGAGGAGGCGATGGAGCTGGCCTACTTCGGCGCGAAGGTGCTCCACCCCAAGACGATTGCCCCGGCGCGCGAGCGTGGGATTCCGGTGCGCGTCTGCAACAGCTTCAAGCCCGAGCACCCCGGCACCCGCGTGACGGCCGCCGCCGCGCCGCCCCAGCACCCGGTGCGCGGCCTGTCCTTCCTGCCCGACATCTCCCTCGTCAACATCTCCGGCGCGGGGCTCAAGGGCGTGCCCGGCACCGCCGCCCGCGTCTTCGAGGCGATGGCCCACGCCGGCATCTCCGTGGTGCTCATCACCCAGGGCTCCAGCGAGTGCTCCATCAGCTTCTGCGTGCAGCAGGCCGACGCGGAGCGCGCCGTGCGGGCCCTGGAAGCCGCGTTCGAGGTGGAGCGCGAGGCCGGCAAGGTGGACGCCATCGAGCGGCAGGGCGGGCTCGCCGTGCTCAGCATCGTCGGTGACGGGATGCGCCACCGCGTGGGCGTGGCGGGGACGTTCTTCAGCGCCCTGGCCGACGTGGGGTGCAGCATCGCCGCGATTGCGCAGGGCTCCAGCGAGCGCAGCATCTCCGCCGTCATCACCGAGGCGGACGGCCCGCGCGCCATGGCCCATGTGCACGGCCGCTGCTTCGGCACCACGGAGGTGGTGGAGCTGCTGGTGGCGGGCGTGGGCAGCGTGGGCGCGGAGCTGCTCCGGCAGGTGCGGCAGCAGGCCCCCAAGCTGCGCGCCCACGGCGTGGACCTGAGGGTGTGCGCCATCGCCAACAGCAAGCACTGCGTGGTGGCCAGCGAGGGCGTGCCGCTGGAGGGCTGGAAGGAGCGGCTCGACGCGGGCGGGGACGGCCCGGCGCTGGACACCTTCCGCGACTGGGCGCGCGCCAAGCGCCCCGGCCGGCCCATCTTCGTGGACTGCACCAGCAGCGAGGACGTGGCGCTCGCCTACCCTTCGCTGATGGAGGCCGGGCTGCACGTGGTGACGGCCAACAAGAAGGCCAACGCCGGCCGGTGGAGCCACTGGCGGGGAATGCGCGAGACGGCGTCGCGCCACCAGCGCCGCTTCCTCTACGAGACGAACGTCGGCGCGGCCCTGCCCGTCATCGACACGCTCAAGAACATGCTGCGCACGGGTGACCAGGTGCTGCGCATCGAGGGCATCCTCTCCGGCTCGCTCTCGTTCATCCTCGGCCTCGTCGAGGAGGGCGTGCCGCTGTCGAAGGCGGTGGGCGCGGCGATGGAGCGGCGCTTCACGGAGCCGGACCCCCGCGACGACCTCCACGGCACGGACGTGGCGCGCAAGGTGCTCATCCTCGCCCGCGAGCTGGGACGCACGGTGGAGCTGGAGGGCGTGGGGCTGGAGTCGCTCCTCCCCTCGGACTTCGACGCAACCGGACCCCTCGACGACTTCCTCGCCCGCCTGCCGCAGGTGGATGCCGCCTTCCAGCGCCGCGTGGACGCGCACCGCAAGGAGGGCAAGGTGCTGCGTTACGTGGGCAGCGTCAATCAGGACGGCTGCTTCGTGGGGCTGGTGGCCGTGCCGCTGGAGCACCCGCTGGCGGCGGTGAAGGGCGGGGAGAACGCGCTCAGCTTCCTGTCGGAGCGCTACAGCCCCACGCCGCTGGTGATTCGCGGCTACGGCGCGGGCGCGGCGGTGACCGCGGCCGGCGTGCTCGCGGACGTGCTCCGGCTGGTGGACGTGCCGCTGCCCTGA
- a CDS encoding sensor histidine kinase, producing MREPLKDPPVPWPGEVPPLPSWAVWCGTTAWWLTDGLVTVSQMRLLRSLGEVEGSEGAMWRMALASALLWVPFTVLGLRLAERLPLGRERLGRAVAAHLGALALVVLGRAAFVLLTQDVFAWYERPPGAGVVLVQSVANNLLTWLLLTAGAHALGLARRAHVRQRRADQLQAQLAEARLQGLAAQLRPHFLFNALNAVASLVHHNPDGAERMLARLGDLLRHSLESGGRQEVTLREEQAALAPYLDIERTRFGPRLEVEWQLAPDVLEACVPHLALQPLVENAIRHGLAPRAEPGRVRISAERDGEALRVRVRDDGLGLPGGVAPARGGGVGLSNLRARLATLYGPGAALELRPDTPRGTVAELRLPLRAAPGGKAA from the coding sequence ATGCGCGAGCCCCTGAAGGACCCGCCGGTGCCCTGGCCCGGTGAGGTGCCCCCGCTCCCCTCCTGGGCCGTCTGGTGCGGGACGACGGCCTGGTGGCTGACGGATGGGCTGGTCACCGTCAGCCAGATGCGCCTGCTCCGGAGCCTGGGCGAGGTGGAGGGTTCCGAGGGCGCGATGTGGCGGATGGCCCTGGCGAGCGCGCTATTGTGGGTGCCCTTCACCGTGCTGGGCCTGCGGCTGGCAGAGCGCCTTCCCCTGGGGCGTGAGCGACTGGGCCGCGCCGTGGCCGCGCACCTGGGAGCGCTGGCGCTGGTGGTGCTGGGGCGCGCGGCCTTCGTCCTCCTCACGCAGGACGTCTTCGCCTGGTACGAGCGGCCACCGGGGGCGGGCGTGGTGCTCGTGCAGAGCGTGGCCAACAACCTCCTGACGTGGCTGCTGCTGACGGCCGGGGCGCATGCCCTGGGGCTGGCGCGCCGCGCGCACGTGCGCCAGCGCCGCGCCGACCAGCTCCAGGCGCAGCTCGCGGAGGCCCGGCTGCAGGGGCTCGCGGCCCAGCTCCGGCCCCACTTCCTCTTCAACGCCCTCAATGCCGTGGCCTCGCTGGTCCACCACAACCCGGACGGCGCCGAGCGGATGTTGGCGCGGCTGGGCGACCTGCTTCGCCACAGCCTGGAGTCCGGAGGACGCCAGGAGGTGACGCTGCGCGAGGAGCAGGCGGCGCTGGCGCCATACCTGGACATTGAGCGCACGCGCTTCGGGCCCCGGCTGGAGGTGGAGTGGCAGCTGGCGCCGGACGTGCTGGAGGCCTGCGTGCCCCACCTGGCCCTGCAGCCCCTGGTGGAGAACGCCATCCGCCACGGACTGGCGCCCCGGGCCGAGCCCGGCCGCGTGCGCATCAGCGCCGAGCGGGACGGCGAGGCGCTGCGCGTGCGTGTACGGGACGATGGGCTGGGGCTGCCCGGTGGAGTCGCACCGGCGCGCGGCGGGGGCGTGGGCCTGTCCAACCTGCGCGCGCGCCTCGCCACCTTGTACGGCCCCGGGGCCGCGCTGGAGCTGAGGCCCGACACCCCGCGCGGCACGGTGGCGGAGCTGCGCCTGCCGCTGCGCGCGGCACCGGGAGGGAAGGCGGCATGA
- a CDS encoding ATP-binding protein, with the protein MGQEGPVARTERERMLHRQSVLLEQSVLLELAAAKAPDFQASLRQILKSDAEQLGVARVSYWSLAPEAHAIHCDVMYLRDADAFDGGARLLKSDYPRYFQALLDELYIDAADARRDERTREFAASYLEPQGITSMLDVPVWVRGRLGGVVCHEHIGPPRPWTVEEQAFARSIGHVVSMALETAERRRTEESLRQSEERFRLLVDGVRDQALIMLDPDGHVVSWNAGAQRIFGYETSEALGRHFSAFHPPDSVARGRPQAQLQGAVDQERVGVEGWRLRRDGSRFWAGVVLTSLRDAEGRLRGFAEVSRDLTERKRAEQQQRLLAEASAAAQRQRLLAEASAALVSSLDPEAALTAVAHRAVPLLGDTCLLHLQEEGVVRRVACEHAPGSRAEPLCGDLLGPEEAARPLPELDRVLRTGRSRLLPDTTKLLHRLGAGDSGRVRFPLLQRLRPASLLVVPLIARGRPLGTLTLLRDEPGNPYRREDQALAEELARRTAYAVDNSRLYQEAQKAISLRDEFLSIASHELRTPITTLHLQLQHLQRLCSRTQEVALCQKLEVSTKQIHRLDKLINGLLDVSRISTGQLRFNLEELDLSQLASEVTEQFQAEAARAHCELVLRTSGPVTGRYDRLRLEQVLANLLSNAIKYASGRPVTVSVEDAGDVARLIVQDQGIGIPEKDVSRIFGRFERAVSPRNYGGLGLGLFITRQIVEAHGGSIAVKSRPGEGSTFTVTLPRRFMADAEAAGQGASRA; encoded by the coding sequence ATGGGCCAGGAAGGGCCGGTCGCTCGGACGGAGCGGGAGCGGATGCTCCATCGCCAGTCCGTGCTCCTGGAACAATCCGTGCTGTTGGAGCTGGCGGCGGCGAAGGCGCCGGACTTCCAGGCGAGCCTCCGACAGATTCTGAAGAGTGACGCCGAGCAGCTGGGCGTGGCGCGGGTGAGCTACTGGTCGCTCGCGCCGGAGGCCCACGCCATCCACTGCGACGTCATGTACCTGCGGGACGCCGACGCCTTCGACGGCGGCGCCCGGCTCTTGAAGAGCGACTACCCCCGCTACTTCCAGGCGCTGCTGGACGAGCTGTACATCGACGCGGCGGACGCCCGCCGGGACGAGCGGACGCGCGAGTTCGCTGCGTCGTACCTGGAGCCGCAGGGCATCACCTCCATGCTGGACGTCCCCGTCTGGGTCCGCGGGAGGCTGGGCGGCGTGGTGTGCCACGAGCACATCGGCCCGCCCCGGCCCTGGACGGTGGAGGAGCAGGCGTTCGCCCGCTCCATCGGCCACGTGGTGTCCATGGCCCTGGAGACGGCGGAGCGGCGGCGGACGGAGGAGTCGCTGCGCCAGAGCGAGGAGCGCTTCCGGCTGCTGGTGGACGGGGTGAGGGACCAGGCGCTCATCATGCTGGACCCCGACGGACACGTGGTGAGCTGGAACGCGGGCGCGCAGCGCATCTTCGGCTACGAGACGTCGGAGGCGCTCGGCCGGCACTTCTCGGCCTTCCACCCACCGGACAGCGTGGCGAGGGGCCGTCCCCAGGCGCAGCTGCAGGGGGCGGTGGATCAGGAGCGCGTGGGGGTGGAGGGGTGGCGGCTGCGCAGGGATGGCTCGCGCTTCTGGGCGGGCGTGGTGCTCACTTCGCTGCGAGACGCGGAGGGCCGGCTGCGTGGCTTCGCGGAGGTCAGCCGCGATTTGACGGAGCGCAAGCGGGCCGAGCAGCAGCAGCGCCTGCTGGCCGAGGCGAGCGCCGCGGCACAGCGGCAGCGCCTGCTGGCCGAGGCGAGCGCGGCGCTGGTGTCCTCGCTGGACCCGGAGGCGGCGCTGACCGCCGTGGCCCACCGTGCCGTCCCGCTGCTGGGAGACACGTGCCTGCTGCACCTCCAGGAGGAGGGCGTCGTCCGGCGGGTGGCCTGCGAGCATGCGCCCGGGAGCCGCGCGGAGCCCCTCTGTGGGGACCTGCTCGGCCCGGAGGAGGCTGCCCGGCCGCTTCCGGAGCTGGACCGGGTGCTGCGCACGGGTCGCTCGCGCTTGCTCCCGGACACCACGAAGCTGCTCCATCGGCTCGGAGCGGGGGACTCCGGCCGCGTCCGCTTCCCCCTGCTCCAGCGGCTGCGCCCGGCCTCGCTGCTGGTCGTCCCGCTCATTGCCCGGGGACGTCCCCTGGGGACGCTCACGCTCCTGCGCGACGAGCCCGGCAACCCCTACCGCCGGGAGGACCAGGCCCTGGCCGAGGAGCTGGCGCGGCGCACCGCCTACGCGGTGGACAACTCGCGCCTCTACCAGGAGGCGCAGAAGGCCATCAGCCTGCGGGACGAGTTCCTCTCCATCGCCTCGCACGAGCTGCGCACCCCCATCACCACGCTGCACCTCCAGCTCCAGCACCTGCAGCGCCTCTGCTCGAGGACGCAGGAGGTGGCGCTGTGTCAGAAGCTCGAGGTCTCCACGAAGCAGATTCACCGGCTGGACAAGCTCATCAACGGGCTGCTGGATGTGTCGCGCATCAGCACGGGCCAGCTCCGCTTCAACCTGGAGGAGCTGGACCTGAGCCAGCTCGCGAGCGAGGTGACGGAGCAGTTCCAGGCGGAGGCCGCGCGCGCGCACTGCGAGCTGGTGCTGCGGACGTCCGGGCCGGTGACGGGGCGGTATGACCGGCTCCGGCTGGAGCAGGTGCTGGCGAACCTGCTCTCCAATGCCATCAAGTACGCGTCCGGCAGGCCGGTGACGGTGAGCGTGGAGGATGCGGGCGACGTGGCCCGGCTCATCGTCCAGGACCAGGGCATCGGCATCCCGGAGAAGGATGTCTCGCGCATCTTCGGACGCTTCGAGCGCGCCGTCTCCCCGCGCAACTACGGCGGCCTGGGGCTGGGCCTCTTCATCACCCGTCAAATCGTGGAGGCCCACGGCGGCTCCATCGCCGTGAAGAGCCGGCCCGGAGAGGGCTCCACCTTCACGGTGACGCTGCCGAGGCGTTTCATGGCGGACGCGGAGGCCGCGGGGCAGGGCGCTTCCAGGGCCTGA